From Malacoplasma iowae:
TTTAATTCTTTTAGTAAATGTTAAAGATGATTTTGACACTGAACTAATAGGTAGAATAATGTTATTTATGACTTTGTTAATTTTCTTAGGTGGAACATTTATACCAGAGTTTATCACAGATATAATTAAACGTAAAAAAGGTATAAACGTTAAAAAAGAATATATTGAAGAGTGAGAAAAAGACAAACAATTAAATCAATATTCTGAATAATAAAATAAACAACTTAATAAATTTATTTGAAATACAAAACATCATTGGTGTATTTGTATTTTTTTTATTAAATAAAAATCCCATATCCAAAAGGTATGAGATTTATGAATATAATCTTAAATTTATAAACTTAATTCTAATATTGGAATTAACATTTTTAATAAAACTAGTTCATGGTAAGAAAGTCTCTTATTTTCACAAGATATTCCTAAAACCAAAGTTTCATTTTTCTTACTTTTGATTGGTTCATATCTTGCTAATGATGACATCAAAGTTTGTGTACCATTACCTGCATTTTTATTATTTTTTCTAACCCATTCCATAATTACTTGTTCTTTTTCATCTTGGAATATATTATCTTTGTCATTTGTTAATTTAAATATGTTTTTTTTATTTTCTAAACCAAAAAATAAGTATATAGATCTATTAAAATAAGAATTAAAAACATCAACAATAACTTTTGATTTTTCATCAATGTTTTTACAACTTAAAAGATTGTTAGTTAATATATTCATAGCAAGCAATGCTTTATTATTTTTATTTGATTTATTTATTTGTCTACTATATTTATAAACAAACCAACCATAAAATAGTCCCATTATTAGCATTACAAAAAATATCATTACTTTAACTCATACTAATTCAATATTTTGTCCTAAAAGTATATATCCCAAAGAACCACTAAATGCTGCAATAAAAATATATATTCAATTATTTGATTTATAACTTACAATAAGTAAACTTACAAAATAAAATAATACACATAAAACATTGTAATAATCATTACTAAGAAAATAATAAATTGGCATTAATATTCCAACAGCTAAAACAAGTTTTAGTGTTGATAATCAATCAAATTTAATATTAAAAATTTTTCTTTTTGTTATTTTCTTTTGATTATATGGAACAATATAAAAATCATTATCAGGAAGCAAAGTCATTAGTTTGGTTTCAAATGCTCTACTTCTAAATTTAGATCAAGTTGCTCCTAAAACAATAGTTTTTATTTTATGCAGTTTTATATAATTTACTACAATGCTTAAAACATCATCTCCATACAATATCATTAATTTTCCACCAAGTTTTTCAACTAAATCCATATGATTTTTCATTTGCTCATTTGGTTTGTCTGATATTTCTTTTTCAACATAAATGGCTGTAAATGTTGTAT
This genomic window contains:
- a CDS encoding sensor histidine kinase, translated to MEKKNKGKLKIFFGYSAGVGKTYAMLEAAQLLKKQQVDVVVGYYEKHQRPETEKLLKGLEIIPNKKIEYKNNLYEEFDIDKAIARKPAIILVDELAHTNINGSRNNKRYLDILELLDLGIDVYTTMNVQHLESVNDIVTNKTLSNVRETVPDYIFDNADEVELVDIDPKDLLERLKSGKIYNKERITTALENFFTIKNLNILREMSLRQSADKILKFENKNIESNEEVVVLITPSPSSQKNIREASRMAELKHTTFTAIYVEKEISDKPNEQMKNHMDLVEKLGGKLMILYGDDVLSIVVNYIKLHKIKTIVLGATWSKFRSRAFETKLMTLLPDNDFYIVPYNQKKITKRKIFNIKFDWLSTLKLVLAVGILMPIYYFLSNDYYNVLCVLFYFVSLLIVSYKSNNWIYIFIAAFSGSLGYILLGQNIELVWVKVMIFFVMLIMGLFYGWFVYKYSRQINKSNKNNKALLAMNILTNNLLSCKNIDEKSKVIVDVFNSYFNRSIYLFFGLENKKNIFKLTNDKDNIFQDEKEQVIMEWVRKNNKNAGNGTQTLMSSLARYEPIKSKKNETLVLGISCENKRLSYHELVLLKMLIPILELSL